In Bubalus kerabau isolate K-KA32 ecotype Philippines breed swamp buffalo chromosome 4, PCC_UOA_SB_1v2, whole genome shotgun sequence, one DNA window encodes the following:
- the GBA2 gene encoding non-lysosomal glucosylceramidase, giving the protein MGTGVPASEQTSCAKGDPQASCPENGTEAVQVTDCPIPEDSQPQHEQGYSSAEDSGQLMASYEGKAQGYQVPPFGWRICLAHEFAEKRKPLNANDISLSNLIKHLGMGLRYLQWWYRKTQVEKKKPFIDLINSVPLRQIYGCPLGGIGGGTITRGWRGQFCRWQLNPGMYQHQTVIANQFTVCLRRRGQTVYQQVLSVERPSVLRSWNWGLCGYFAFYHALYPRAWTVYQLPGQNVTLTCRQITPILPHDYQDSSLPVGVFVWDVENEGDEALEVSIMFSMRNGLGGEDDAPGGLWNEPFCLERDGETVQGLLLHHPTPPNPYTMAVAARLSADTTVTHLTAFDPDSAGQQVWQDLLLDGQLDSLAGKSLPSQKGVGIAGAVCVSGKLPPRGRHRLEFSLAWDMPRIMFGAKGQVYYRRYTRFFGPDGDAAPALSHYALRHYADWEEKISAWQSPVLEDRSLPAWYKSALFNELYFLADGGTVWLEVPEDSLPEELVGSMGQLRPLLQEYGRFAYLEGQEYRMYNTYDVHFYASFALIMLWPKLELSLQYDMALATLREDLTQRRFLMSGVTAPVKRRNVIPHDVGDPDDEPWLRINAYEIHDTGDWKDLNLKFVLQVYRDYYLTGDQCFLRDMWPVCLAVMESEMKFDKDHDGLIENGGYADQTYDGWVTTGPSAYCGGLWLAAVAVMVQMAALCGAQEAQNKFSSILSRGQEAYDRLLWNGRYYNYDCSSQPQSYSIMSDQCAGQWFLRASGLGEGDSEVFPTQQVVRALQTIFEFNVQAFAGGAMGAVNGMQPRGVPDTSSIQSDEVWVGVVYGLAATMIQEGLTWEGFRTAEGCYRTVWERLGLAFQTPEAYCQRRVFRSLAYMRPLSIWAMQLALQQQQQHKKASGPISKRATGLCTRPKHGPKEAMANPSPE; this is encoded by the exons GGCTACCAGGTGCCTCCCTTTGGCTGGCGCATCTGCCTGGCTCACGAGTTTGCAGAGAAGAGGAAACCCTTAAATGCCAATGACATCTCGCTGAGCAACCTGATAAAGCACTTGGGCATGGGCTTGAG GTACTTGCAGTGGTGGTACCGGAAGACCCAGGTGGAAAAGAAGAAACCTTTCATCGACCTCATCAACTCTGTGCCCCTGAGACAGATCTACG GTTGTCCCTTGGGTGGCATTGGGGGAGGCACTATCACCAGAGGCTGGAGAGGCCAGTTCTGTCGTTGGCAGCTTAATCCTGGAATGTACCAGCACCAGACAGTCATCGCTAACCAA TTCACAGTGTGTTTGCGCCGGAGAGGACAGACGGTGTACCAGCAAGTCCTGTCGGTGGAGCGCCCAAGTGTCCTGCGCAGCTGGAACTGGGGTCTGTGTGGGTACTTTGCATTCTACCACGCCCTCTATCCCAGAGCCTGGACTGTCTATCAGCTTCCTGGCCAGAACGTCACCCTCACCTGCCGCCAGATCACACCCATCTTACCCCATGACTACCAG GACAGCAGCCTGCCTGTAGGAGTCTTTGTGTGGGATGTGGAAAATGAAGGGGATGAAGCCCTGGAAGTGTCCATCATGTTCTCTATGCGGAACGGACTTGGTGGTGAAGACGACGCCCCCGGGGGGTTGTGGAATGAGCCCTTCTGTCTGGAGCGTGATGGGGAGACTGttcaggggctgctgctgcatcaTCCAACCCCCCCGAATCCTTACACCATGGCTGTGGCTGCGAGACTCTCG GCAGACACAACGGTAACCCACCTTACAGCCTTTGACCCTGACAGCGCCGGGCAGCAGGTGTGGCAGGATCTACTTCTGGATGGACAGCTGGACTCCCTCGCTG GAAAAAGTCTCCCTTCGCAGAAAGGAGTGGGCATCGCTGGGGCTGTGTGTGTTTCGGGCAAGCTGCCACCACGAGGCCGGCACCGCTTAGAGTTCTCACTGGCTTGGGACATGCCCAGAATCATGTTTGGAGCAAAGGGCCAGGTCTACTACAG GCGGTACACGAGGTTCTTTGGCCCAGACGGTGATGCAGCACCCGCCCTCAGCCACTATGCCCTGAGGCACTATGCCGACTGGGAAGAGAAGATCTCGGCTTGGCAGAGCCCGGTATTGGAGGACAG aTCCTTGCCTGCCTGGTACAAATCTGCACTGTTCAATGAACTTTACTTCCTGGCTGACGGGGGCACAGTATGGCTGGAAGTTCCTGAAGACTCCCTgccagaggagctggtgggcagcATGGGCCAGCTCCGCCCCCTCCTGCAGGAGTACGGCCGGTTTGCCTACCTTGAAG gccaggaatACCGCATGTACAACACATACGATGTCCACTTTTATGCTTCCTTCGCCCTCATCATGCTCTGGCCCAAACTTGAGCTCAGCCTTCAGTATGACATGG CTCTGGCCACTCTCAGGGAGGACCTGACACAGCGGCGGTTCCTGATGAGTGGGGTCACAGCGCCTGTGAAGAGGAGGAACGTCATCCCCCATGATGTTGGGGACCCAG atgACGAGCCATGGCTCCGGATCAATGCGTACGAGATCCACGATACTGGAGACTGGAAGGACCTGAACCTGAAGTTTGTGCTGCAGGTCTATCGGGACTATTACCTGACGGGTGACCAGTGTTTCTTGAGGGACATGTGGCCTGTGTGTCTG GCCGTGATGGAGTCTGAAATGAAGTTTGACAAGGACCACGATGGACTCATTGAGAATGGAGGCTATGCAGACCAAACCTATGATGGATGGGTCACCACAGGCCCCAG TGCTTACTGTGGAGGACTGTGGCTGGCGGCCGTGGCTGTGATGGTCCAGATGGCTGCTCTGTGTGGGGCACAGGAGGCCCAGAATAAGTTTTCTTCCATCCTTAGCCGGGGCCAGGAAGCCTATGATCGGCTGCTGTGGAATG GCCGCTACTACAACTACGACTGCAGCTCTCAGCCTCAGTCCTATAGCATCATGTCTGACCAGTGTGCTGGCCAGTGGTTCCTAAGGGCCAGTGGCCTAGGAGAAGGAGACAGTGAG GTCTTTCCTACCCAACAGGTGGTCCGTGCTCTCCAAACGATCTTCGAGTTCAATGTCCAGGCCTTTGCAGGAGGGGCCATGGGGGCTGTGAATGGCATGCAGCCCCGTGGTGTTCCTGACACATCCAGCATCCAGTCTGATGAAGTCTGGGTGGGTGTGGTCTACGGGCTGGCAGCCACCATGATCCAAGAG GGCCTGACTTGGGAGGGCTTCCGGACAGCTGAAGGCTGCTATCGTACTGTGTGGGAGCGCCTGGGCCTGGCCTTCCAGACTCCTGAGGCGTACTGCCAGCGGCGGGTGTTCCGCTCACTGGCCTACATGCGGCCACTGAGCATCTGGGCCATGCAGCTGgccctgcagcagcagcagcaacataaaaaGGCTTCTGGGCCAATATCCAAACGGGCCACAGGACTATGCACCAGGCCCAAACATGGACCAAAGGAAGCCATGGCAAACCCAAGCCCAGAGTGA
- the CREB3 gene encoding cyclic AMP-responsive element-binding protein 3: MSHMELALDPGDHDLLGFLLEESGGLGAASDKALTSPPDWELPLSESLSDWDVEDFLSCLPSPPAALNVFSSSDPCLVQHDHTYSLSQEHVSIDLDNESYEKEGAQMTPLRVEEPADQEIATLILTEEEKRLLEKEGLTLPGMLPLTKLEEQVLKRVRRKIRNKKSAQESRRKKKVYVGGLESRVLKYTAQNLELQNKVQVLEEQNLSLLDQLRRLQAMVIQTANKASSSSTCVLVLLFSFCLLLVPAMYSSDTRGSLPAEHRVLSRQLRALPSEDPLQLEPPALQSEVPKDSLDPELQAASNSCCLFHLMPQAPRAEPPLQLPLPDGFSECSCPDSISPLHANLTREEGWLPTPSPTSVILQGRYSG; the protein is encoded by the exons ATGTCTCATATGGAGCTGGCGTTGGACCCGGGTGACCATGACCTGCTAGGCTTTCTGCTAGAAGAAAGCGGTGGTTTGGGTGCGGCGTCCGACAAGGCCTTGACGTCTCCGCCGGATTGGGAGCTGCCACTTTCTGAG TCTCTGAGCGACTGGGACGTGGAGGATTTCCTGAGCTGCCTGCCGAGTCCCCCAGCAGCGTTGAACGTTTTCAGCAGCTCTGACCCCTGTCTTGTCCAGCATGACCACACCTATTCTCTGTCACAAGAGCATGTCTCCATAGATCTAG ATAATGAGAGCTATGAAAAAGAGGGGGCTCAGATGACTCCACTGCGTGTGGAGGAGCCGGCAGATCAG GAGATTGCTACGCTGATACTGACTGAGGAGGAGAAAAGGCTGTTGGAGAAGGAGGGGCTTACTTTGCCTGGGATGCTTCCGCTCACTAAA TTGGAGGAACAAGTTCTGAAACGGGTGCGGAGGAAGATTCGAAACAAAAAGTCTGCTCAAGAGAGCCGCAGGAAGAAGAAGGTGTATGTTGGGGGTTTAGAAAGCAG GGTCCTGAAATACACAGCCCAGAATCTGGAGCTACAGAACAAAGTACAGGTCCTGGAGGAACAGAATCT GTCCCTTTTGGATCAGCTGAGGAGACTCCAGGCCATGGTGATTCAGACAGCAAACaaagccagcagcagcagcacctgtgtCTTG GTTCTACTGTTCTCCTTCTGTCTCCTCCTGGTACCTGCTATGTACTCCTCGGACACAAGGGGGAGCCTGCCGGCTGAGCACAGAG TGTTGTCCCGTCAGCTTCGTGCCCTCCCCAGCGAGGACCCCCTGCAGCTGGAGCCACCTGCCCTGCAGTCAGAGGTACCAAAGGACAGCTTGGACCCTGAGCTCCAGGCTGCTAGCAACTCTTGCTGCCTCTTCCATCTCATGCCCCAGGCTCCTAGAGCAGAGCCTCCCCTGCAATTGCCACTGCCTGATGGTTTCTCAGAGTGCTCCTGCCCAGATTCCATATCTCCCCTGCATGCAAATCTCACAAGAGAGGAAGGATGGCTCCCTACTCCCAGCCCCACATCTGTTATCTTGCAGGGCAGATACTCAGGCTAG